The DNA region CCCGCGCTCCTGGCCCGGCGCGTCGACGCCCGCGCGGGGCTCGCCGTCACCTGGGGGCGGCTTCAGACGGGGCACGCGCCCAACGTCATCCCGCAGCACGCGGAGCTGTCCGGGACGGTCCGCTGCCTCGATCTGGAGAGCTGGCGGCAGGCGCCCGACATGGTCCACGCGGCCATCGACGAGGTGGCCGGAATGTACCGGGCCAAGACGGTGATCAACTACATCCGGGGCGTCCCGCCCGTGGTGAACGAGGCCGAGTCCATCGGACTGCTGGACGCCGCCATGACGATCCGGCGCGGATCGTACGCGATCGAGGACACCGAGCAGAGCCTCGGGGGCGAGGACTTCTCGTGGTACCTGGAGAAGGTCCCCGGAGCCATGGCCCGGCTCGGCGTGCGGGCCCCGGGGGACACCCGCGGTCTGGACCTTCACCGGGGGAACTTCGACGTGGACGAGGAGGCGATCACGGTCGGTGTGGAACTCTTCACAGCCGTCGCGCTGCTCGACGGCAACCGTTAGGAACCCGCCAGGACACCCTCCGTTCGCGACGATCCGATAACGGCTTCCGTACAGGTCATTATCTGACATCTACGCGCGTTACGATCGCGGCGAAACCAGCGCCGGAAGAGGCGCTTCGGTCAGGTTTGAAGGAGCCTTCCCTTGCGCCGGATCACCAGGATCACCGCTGTGGGCGTCATGTCCGCGGCACTAGCGCTCAGCGTCACCGCGTGCGGCGAATCGTCGTCCTCGTCCTCGTCGGACACCTCGTCCGACAGCAAGGGCGGCAAGACGGCCATCGCCTACGACATCGGCGGCCGGGGCGACCAGTCGTTCAACGACGCCGCCTACGCCGGTCTGAGCCGGGCGGAGAAGGACCTCGGTGTCAAGGGCACCGAGGCCGAGCCCACCGACGGCGAGTCGGACGCCGACAAGGTGCAGCGCCTCACCTCGCTGGCCCGCGCCGGCAACAACCCGGTGATCGGCGTCGGCTTCGCCTACGCGCCCGCGATCGAGAAGGTCGCCGCGAAGTTCCCGAAGGTCACCTTCGGCATCATCGACGACTCCTCGGTGACCGGTGACAACATCGCCAACATCGTCTTCAACGAGGAGCAGGGCTCCTACCTCGCGGGCGTCGCCGCCGCCAAGGTCACCAAGACCAAGAAGGTCGGCTTCATCGGCGGTGTCGAGACCCCGCTGATCAAGAAGTTCGAGGCCGGTTTCGAGCAGGGCGTCAAGGACACCGACGCCTCGGTCAACGTACTCCCGCAGTACCTCACCCAGCCGCCGGACTTCACCGGCTTCTCCAAGCCCGACCTCGGCAAGGCCGCCGCCCAGGGCCAGCTCGACAAGGGCGCCGACGTGGTCTACTCGGCGGCCGGTCTGGCCGGTTCCGGTGCCATAGAGGCCGTCTCCAAGGCCGGCAAGTGGAACATCGGCGTCGACTCCGACCAGTACAAGCAGGAGGGCCTCACGGCCTACAAGGAGTCGATCCTGACCTCGGTCACCAAGGACGTCGAGGACTCCGTCCTCAACCTGATCAAGTCGGTCAAGGACGGCAAGCCGCAGTCCGGTGAGATCCGCTACGGCCTGGACAAGGACGGCGTGGGCCTGTCCACGTCCAACCCGGCCTTCACCGAGATGACCGACGTCATCGCCGCGGTGGACAAGGCGAAGAAGGAAATCATCGACGGCGCGATCACGGTGAAGACCACCCCGTAACGGAACCGGTCCGACCAGCTGGTTTCCCGTGGGCCCGGAGTGCGCGCCTCGTCGCCGCCCCGGGCCCGTGGGGTGTCCGCCCTCATGTCACCGAGAGGTGGGGGCGGGTAGCCGGCAGTGCCCGAGCGGTACCCGTACGGAAGCGTCAAGAAGCAGTACCCGAGCAGTAGTCCGAGCAGTACCGAAGAAGTTGTGCCCCTCGCAGTGCCCCGCTCGTACCGGCCCGGATCCCGTCCGGACCCCGGTGGTCGCCCTGCGCTTCACGATTCGGCAGCGCTACGCGTGTAGACAGCCCTCAGGCGCGATAACTTCACCCCGCCCCTCTGCCCCTGTGCCCCCGCTCCTGTCCGGCCAAGGAGAGTGCGTCATCAACGCGTCCAGCAGTCCCCCTGCCGTAGAACTGCACGGCATCACCAAGCGATTCCCCGGCGTCGTGGCCAACCACGACATCGGGATCACCGTCCGGAAGGGCACGGTCCACGCCCTGGTCGGTGAGAACGGTGCCGGCAAGTCCACCCTGATGAAGATCCTCTACGGCATGCAGAAGCCGGACGAGGGCACCATCGCCGTGGACGGCGAGCAGGTCTCGTTCGGCAACCCGGGTGACGCCATCGTGCGCGGCATCGGCATGGTGCACCAGCACTTCATGCTCGCGGACAACTTCACCGTCCTGGAGAACGTCGTCCTCGGCGGCGAGAAGCTGCACGGCATCGGTTCCGCCGCGCGCGGGAAGATCAAGGAGATCTCCGACGCGTACGGCCTCGGGGTGCGTCCCGACGCGCTCGTCGAGGACCTCGGGGTCGCCGACCGCCAGCGCGTGGAGATCCTCAAGGTCCTCTACCGCGGCGCCCGCATCCTCATCCTGGACGAGCCGACCGCCGTCCTGGTCCCCCAGGAGGTCGACGCGCTCTTCGCGAACCTCCGGGAGCTCAAGGCCGAGGGCCTCACCGTCATCTTCATCTCCCACAAGCTCGGTGAGGTGCTGTCCGTCGCCGACGACATCACGGTGATCCGCCGCGGCACGACGGTGGGCACCGCCGACCCCGCGAACACCACCGCCAAGCAGCTCGCCGAACTGATGGTCGGCAGCGAACTCCCCTCTCCCGAGACCCGCGAGTCCACGGTGACGGATGTGCCGATGCTGCGCGTCGAGGGACTCTCGCTCAGCGCGACGGACCCGGACGGTGTCGTCCGCGACGTGCTGGCCGACGTCGGTTTCACCATCCACAAGGGCGAGGTCCTGGGTATCGCGGGCGTCGAGGGCAACGGCCAGACCGAGCTGATCGAGGCACTCGTCGGGATGCGGAACCCGGACGGTGGCGTCATCACACTGGACGGCGACGACATCTCGCACGCCCCCACCCGCAAACGGCGCGAGGGCGGCATCGGGTACATCCCCGAGGACCGCCACCGCCACGGGGTCCTGCTGGACGCCCCGCTGTGGGAGAACCGCATCCTCGGCCACGTCACGGAGAAGCCCAACAGCCGCGGCTTCCTGCTGGACCCGCGGGCGGCCCGGGCCGACACCGAGCGGATCGTGCGCGAGTACGACGTGCGCACCCCCGGGATCGAGGTCACCGCGGCCTCGCTGTCCGGTGGCAACCAGCAGAAGCTGATCGTCGGCCGCGAGATGAGCCACGCCCCCAAGCTCCTGATCGCCGCCCACCCCACCCGCGGTGTGGACGTCGGGGCACAGGCCCAGATCTGGGACCAGATCCGCGACGCCCGCCGGGAGGGCCTCGCCGTCCTGCTCATCTCGGCGGACCTGGACGAACTCATCGGGCTCTCCGACACCCTGCGCGTCATGTACCGGGGAAAGCTCGTCGCGGACGCCGATCCCGCCACCATCACCCCTGAGGAACTGGGCTCGGCCATGACCGGCGCCGCCGCCGGTCGCCTCGAAGCAGCACCGGAGGACGAGGCCCGATGAAGAAGTTCGACAAGGACCGGCTGATCCTGGGCTTCGCCGGCCCGGTACTCGCCCTGATCGTCGCGTTCGTGCTCACCACCCTGGTGCTGCTCGCCTCCGGACGTGACCCGTTCGAGCCGTACCGGCTGATGTTCGAGCAGGCGTCGTACTCCGACGTGCAGGTGCTGATCCTCAACCAGGCCGGTACGTACTACCTCGCCGCCCTCGCGGTCGCGGTCGGCTTCCGGATGAACCTCTTCAACATCGGGGTCGACGGCCAGTACCGGCTCGCCGCGATGATGGCCGCCCTGGTCGGGGCCAGCGTCAACCTCCCCGGTCCGCTCCACATCCTCCTGATCGTCGTGGTCGCGATGCTGGTCGGTGCGTTCTGGGCCGGTATCGCGGGGTTCCTCAAGACCACCCGGGGAGTGAGCGAGGTCGTCGCGACGATCATGCTCAACTCCATCGCGACCTCGCTGATCGCCTGGCTGATCCTGCCGAAGAACTTCGGTGACCAGGCCGCCGGGTCCAACAACCTGACCACGGGCGCCATTCCGGAGTCGGGCTGGTTCCCGGGACTGCCCCTGGGCGCCGAGGCGGGCGAGATCTACGGCTTCACCTTCGTCGCCGCGGGCTGCGGACTCGTCTACTGGTTCGTGCTGAACCGCACCCGGTTCGGCTTCGACCTGCGCGCCACGGGCGCCAGCGAGAGCGCCGCCCAGGCGTCCGGCGTGGACGCCAAGAAGATGGTGCTGACCTCGATGCTGATCTCCGGCGCGGTCGCGGGTCTCGCCGGTCTGCCGACGCTGCTGGGCGACACCCACACCTACAGCCTCGACTTCCCCACCGGCATCGGTTTCACCGGCATCACCATCGCCCTGCTCGGCCGGAACAACCCGCTCGGCATCGCGCTGAGCGCCCTGCTGATCGCCTTCCTCGACAAGTCGTCCTCCTCGCTCGACCAGTTCGGGTACGAGAAGGAGATCGCCACGATCATGCAGGGCCTCATCGTGATCTCCGTGGTCGTCAGCTACGAACTGGTCCGGCGCTACGGAACCCGCCGGCAGCAGCAGAAGGTCGGCGAGGAACTCGCCGCCGGCCACGCCCTCACCACCGAGAAGGAGGCGGCCCTGTGAGCACCAGCAAAGTCTCCGCCGCTCGCGTCGCCCCGCCCAAGGGCGGTGGCCGCCGAAAGCTCTCCCTGCCCGTCGTCCTGCTGATCATCGCCGGTGCGCTGGCCCTCGTGTCGCTGGTCCGGCTCATCAGCGGCGCGGACGACGTGACCTCCGTGGGCCAGGTGCACGGCGCCCTGGAGCTGGCCGTACCGATCGGTCTGGCCGGACTCGGCGGACTGTGGGCCGAGCGGGCCGGCGTCGTCAACATCGGGCTCGAAGGGATGATGGTCCTCGGCACCTGGTTCGGCGCCTGGGCCGGATTCCAGTGGGGCCCGTGGACGGGCGTCCTGTTCGGCGTCATCGGCGGCGCGCTCGGCGGTCTGCTGCACGCGGTCATCACCGTCACCTTCGGCGTGAACCACATCGTCTCCGGTGTGGCCATCAACATCCTCGCCGTGGGGCTCACCCGCTACCTCTCCAACTTCACCTTCGCCGAGGCGGCGGGCGGCTCCTCCAAGCAGTCCCCGCGCATCGACCCGATCGACAAGATCACCATCCCAGGGTTGTCGGACTGGATGCAGGACCTGCAACAACGGCACTGGTTCTTCGTCTCCGACCTCGCCGGCATCGTCGGCGGCCTGTTCACCGGACTGTCGCTGCTGACCGTCGTCGCCCTGCTGCTGATCCCCGCCACCTGGTGGGTGCTGTGGCGCACCGCCTTCGGCCTGCGGCTGCGGTCCTGCGGCGAGAGCCCGGTGGCCGCCGAGACCCTCGGCGTGAACGTCTACAAGTACAAGTACATCGCCGTCACCGTCTCCGGCGCCCTGGCCGGTCTCGGCGGCGCCTTCCTGGCGATCGTCTCCACCGGGATCTACCAGGAGGGGCAGACCGGCGGCCGCGGCTACATCGGTCTCGCCGCGATGATCTTCGGCAACTGGATGCCCGGCGGCATGGCGCTGGGCGCGGGCCTCTTCGGCTTCACCGACAGCCTCAAGCTGCGCGGCGGCGCGGAGAACGTCCACGCGATGCTCCTCCTCCTGGCCATCCTGCTGGTGGTCGTCGTGTTCTGGCAGCTGTACCGGAAGAAGTACGTCGCCGCGGTGATCTCGGCGGTCGTCTCGGCGCTGCTGTTCACCTGGTACCTGCTCACCGACCAGGTCCCCAGCCAGTTCGTGGACGCGGCCCCGTACGTCACGACGCTGCTGGTGCTCGCCCTCTCCGCCCAACGGCTACGCATGCCGAAGGCGGACGGCGTGCCCTACCGCAAGGGCGAAGGCAAGTGACCGGCGCCGGGGCGGC from Streptomyces sp. NBC_01754 includes:
- a CDS encoding ABC transporter permease, with amino-acid sequence MKKFDKDRLILGFAGPVLALIVAFVLTTLVLLASGRDPFEPYRLMFEQASYSDVQVLILNQAGTYYLAALAVAVGFRMNLFNIGVDGQYRLAAMMAALVGASVNLPGPLHILLIVVVAMLVGAFWAGIAGFLKTTRGVSEVVATIMLNSIATSLIAWLILPKNFGDQAAGSNNLTTGAIPESGWFPGLPLGAEAGEIYGFTFVAAGCGLVYWFVLNRTRFGFDLRATGASESAAQASGVDAKKMVLTSMLISGAVAGLAGLPTLLGDTHTYSLDFPTGIGFTGITIALLGRNNPLGIALSALLIAFLDKSSSSLDQFGYEKEIATIMQGLIVISVVVSYELVRRYGTRRQQQKVGEELAAGHALTTEKEAAL
- a CDS encoding ABC transporter permease, with amino-acid sequence MSTSKVSAARVAPPKGGGRRKLSLPVVLLIIAGALALVSLVRLISGADDVTSVGQVHGALELAVPIGLAGLGGLWAERAGVVNIGLEGMMVLGTWFGAWAGFQWGPWTGVLFGVIGGALGGLLHAVITVTFGVNHIVSGVAINILAVGLTRYLSNFTFAEAAGGSSKQSPRIDPIDKITIPGLSDWMQDLQQRHWFFVSDLAGIVGGLFTGLSLLTVVALLLIPATWWVLWRTAFGLRLRSCGESPVAAETLGVNVYKYKYIAVTVSGALAGLGGAFLAIVSTGIYQEGQTGGRGYIGLAAMIFGNWMPGGMALGAGLFGFTDSLKLRGGAENVHAMLLLLAILLVVVVFWQLYRKKYVAAVISAVVSALLFTWYLLTDQVPSQFVDAAPYVTTLLVLALSAQRLRMPKADGVPYRKGEGK
- a CDS encoding BMP family lipoprotein → MRRITRITAVGVMSAALALSVTACGESSSSSSSDTSSDSKGGKTAIAYDIGGRGDQSFNDAAYAGLSRAEKDLGVKGTEAEPTDGESDADKVQRLTSLARAGNNPVIGVGFAYAPAIEKVAAKFPKVTFGIIDDSSVTGDNIANIVFNEEQGSYLAGVAAAKVTKTKKVGFIGGVETPLIKKFEAGFEQGVKDTDASVNVLPQYLTQPPDFTGFSKPDLGKAAAQGQLDKGADVVYSAAGLAGSGAIEAVSKAGKWNIGVDSDQYKQEGLTAYKESILTSVTKDVEDSVLNLIKSVKDGKPQSGEIRYGLDKDGVGLSTSNPAFTEMTDVIAAVDKAKKEIIDGAITVKTTP
- a CDS encoding ABC transporter ATP-binding protein, which encodes MSGQGECVINASSSPPAVELHGITKRFPGVVANHDIGITVRKGTVHALVGENGAGKSTLMKILYGMQKPDEGTIAVDGEQVSFGNPGDAIVRGIGMVHQHFMLADNFTVLENVVLGGEKLHGIGSAARGKIKEISDAYGLGVRPDALVEDLGVADRQRVEILKVLYRGARILILDEPTAVLVPQEVDALFANLRELKAEGLTVIFISHKLGEVLSVADDITVIRRGTTVGTADPANTTAKQLAELMVGSELPSPETRESTVTDVPMLRVEGLSLSATDPDGVVRDVLADVGFTIHKGEVLGIAGVEGNGQTELIEALVGMRNPDGGVITLDGDDISHAPTRKRREGGIGYIPEDRHRHGVLLDAPLWENRILGHVTEKPNSRGFLLDPRAARADTERIVREYDVRTPGIEVTAASLSGGNQQKLIVGREMSHAPKLLIAAHPTRGVDVGAQAQIWDQIRDARREGLAVLLISADLDELIGLSDTLRVMYRGKLVADADPATITPEELGSAMTGAAAGRLEAAPEDEAR